One genomic segment of Kiritimatiella glycovorans includes these proteins:
- the dnaN gene encoding DNA polymerase III subunit beta, with the protein MKFLIEKEPLLEALQRVQSIVAQRPTLAILANVLLKAEDQRITLTTTDLEVSVRTSVEADVSEEGGTTLPARRLFSICRALSGHQVEIETDEKETATIDCGPSHFKLMGTAEDEFPPLPSFEAGLRYEMDESVLRQMLEKTCYAASTDESRYILNGVLLSFKEEKLTAVATDGRRLAMLEQEVEFPASAEADYVIPTKTVHELIRTLGDEGTLRIAATDKENQISFEYGQMLVVSKLIEGTFPNFRQVIPSESEERVAIEREGLLDALKRASIVTDAQTASVQLHFCENSLELVTQSPEVGTAQEKMPIKYDGKDMTIAFNPVFIMDPLRHLESDEIYIELSDHLSPGVIKSDIPFLYVIMPIRVNE; encoded by the coding sequence ATGAAATTTCTGATTGAAAAAGAACCTTTGCTGGAGGCCCTCCAGCGAGTCCAGTCGATCGTGGCCCAGCGGCCGACGCTGGCGATCCTGGCCAATGTGCTGCTCAAGGCGGAGGACCAGCGGATTACCCTCACGACCACAGACCTTGAAGTGAGCGTAAGGACTTCGGTGGAGGCGGATGTGAGCGAGGAAGGGGGCACGACATTGCCTGCCCGCCGGCTGTTCAGCATCTGCCGGGCGCTGTCGGGCCATCAGGTGGAGATCGAGACCGATGAGAAGGAGACCGCGACGATTGACTGCGGTCCTTCGCATTTCAAGCTGATGGGAACGGCGGAGGATGAATTTCCGCCCCTGCCTTCGTTCGAGGCGGGATTGCGTTATGAAATGGATGAATCGGTCCTGCGGCAGATGCTGGAGAAGACCTGCTATGCCGCATCGACGGACGAGTCGCGTTATATCCTCAACGGGGTCCTGCTCAGCTTCAAGGAGGAGAAATTGACTGCGGTCGCCACGGACGGCCGCCGACTGGCCATGCTCGAGCAGGAGGTCGAATTTCCGGCGTCGGCGGAAGCGGATTACGTGATCCCCACCAAAACGGTTCATGAACTGATCCGTACCCTGGGTGATGAGGGAACGCTCCGTATTGCAGCGACGGATAAAGAGAACCAGATTTCCTTCGAATACGGGCAGATGCTGGTCGTATCGAAGCTGATCGAAGGCACGTTTCCGAACTTCCGGCAGGTGATTCCCTCCGAGAGCGAGGAGCGGGTCGCGATCGAACGGGAGGGATTGCTCGATGCGCTTAAACGCGCGTCGATCGTCACGGACGCCCAGACGGCCTCCGTGCAGCTTCATTTCTGTGAAAACAGCCTCGAGCTGGTGACGCAGAGCCCCGAGGTCGGAACGGCTCAGGAAAAAATGCCGATCAAGTACGACGGCAAGGACATGACGATCGCGTTCAATCCCGTATTTATCATGGATCCGCTGCGCCACCTGGAGAGCGATGAGATCTATATCGAACTCTCGGATCACCTCAGCCCCGGCGTCATCAAGAGCGATATTCCTTTTCTCTACGTGATCATGCCGATACGGGTCAACGAGTAG
- a CDS encoding YhjD/YihY/BrkB family envelope integrity protein, which yields MSGGKKNWRDRLNEWRQIDIWEIESAALSGTRRRVLKAARVLVLAFKGFRSDQCPLQASALTFSTVMALVPLLAVLFTISNAFGGTLATEKLIEFSAQMPEQFQRFIEKVIELARETSFAALGAVGALALLLVVIKMINRIEETFNVIWGVVTPRNFLRKCQNYITVLVVAPLLMAVAVTCVSLIQVYLEKIAVLGPLVSIGLRLMPIAITTLAFISLYVFLPNTSVPLRSAALGGLVGAILWVLWQIVFIKFQVGVARYNAIYGTFALIPIFLFWLQISWMILLFGAELSFSSQHAGSYHRERIAARASVFTQLAVALMVMRELRDDFENRGIPLDSAGFARDHHLPARLVRKIVDTLRSAGYITGTADNPKAYTLLRDPRNIAVDELYQLLLNEGASMEQCGLGGLPESVDRALDAAREGFRQKLGEMKLSEL from the coding sequence ATGAGCGGCGGCAAAAAAAACTGGCGTGATCGCCTGAACGAATGGCGCCAAATCGATATCTGGGAGATTGAGTCGGCGGCGCTCTCCGGCACCCGACGGCGCGTGCTCAAAGCCGCCCGTGTACTCGTCCTCGCGTTCAAAGGGTTCCGCAGCGATCAGTGTCCTCTGCAGGCCTCCGCGCTCACGTTCAGCACGGTCATGGCGCTCGTCCCGCTGCTGGCCGTGCTGTTCACCATCAGCAACGCCTTCGGCGGGACGCTGGCGACCGAAAAGCTGATCGAATTTTCGGCGCAGATGCCCGAACAGTTTCAGCGGTTCATCGAGAAGGTCATCGAACTGGCCCGCGAGACCAGCTTCGCCGCGCTCGGAGCTGTCGGCGCGCTGGCCCTGCTGCTGGTGGTCATCAAGATGATCAACCGGATCGAGGAGACCTTCAACGTGATCTGGGGCGTGGTTACGCCGCGCAACTTTCTTCGCAAGTGTCAGAACTACATCACCGTCCTGGTCGTGGCGCCGCTGCTTATGGCGGTGGCCGTGACGTGTGTCTCACTGATCCAGGTCTACCTGGAAAAGATCGCGGTGCTCGGCCCGCTCGTCAGCATCGGTCTCCGGCTCATGCCGATCGCCATCACGACCCTTGCTTTCATCTCGCTCTACGTCTTTCTTCCCAATACGTCGGTTCCGCTGCGATCCGCCGCCCTGGGCGGACTCGTCGGCGCCATCCTCTGGGTGCTCTGGCAGATCGTATTCATCAAGTTCCAGGTCGGCGTCGCCCGGTACAACGCGATCTACGGGACCTTCGCCCTGATCCCCATCTTTCTCTTCTGGCTGCAGATAAGCTGGATGATCCTGCTGTTCGGGGCGGAGCTGTCGTTCTCCTCCCAGCATGCGGGGTCCTACCACCGCGAGCGCATCGCCGCCCGCGCCAGCGTCTTTACCCAGCTTGCGGTGGCGCTCATGGTCATGCGCGAGTTGAGGGACGATTTCGAGAATCGCGGCATCCCGCTCGACAGCGCGGGCTTTGCGCGGGATCACCATCTTCCCGCCCGTCTGGTCCGGAAGATCGTCGATACCCTGCGGAGCGCCGGGTACATTACGGGCACGGCGGACAACCCCAAGGCCTACACGCTGCTGCGCGATCCGCGCAACATCGCGGTAGACGAACTCTACCAGCTGTTGCTCAACGAGGGCGCCTCCATGGAACAGTGCGGTCTGGGCGGCCTGCCCGAATCGGTGGACCGCGCCCTGGACGCCGCCCGGGAAGGCTTCCGGCAGAAGCTGGGCGAAATGAAGCTATCGGAGCTGTAA
- a CDS encoding AsmA family protein gives MKLLLKLLAVVVALVVIVAVIGTFAAGPVVKTAVEKFGPAAVGVPVELDDVGINLMQGRVRLEGLRVGNPEGFQTEQAFSLGEVAVHLRPGSVFSDRIEIVSILIREPELTYELRPTGSNLGAIKKGLEKEAAAPAEEEAGEKPGAGKSVSIGLLTLEGGKVHVSGPLMQGRSMTVALPPVELKDIGGGGEKTGWAEVLNRVMTVVLKETGRAATEGSGAVGDLLKQSGELSSDALKGAGEALKGAGESAGENVKKTLGGLLRKATGEEE, from the coding sequence ATGAAACTGCTGCTCAAACTGCTGGCCGTGGTGGTGGCGCTGGTCGTGATCGTCGCGGTGATCGGCACCTTCGCTGCGGGACCCGTCGTGAAGACGGCGGTGGAAAAATTCGGGCCGGCCGCGGTGGGCGTCCCGGTGGAACTCGACGATGTGGGGATCAACCTCATGCAGGGCCGCGTCCGGCTCGAGGGTCTGCGCGTGGGCAATCCCGAGGGCTTTCAGACCGAGCAGGCCTTTTCGCTGGGCGAAGTGGCCGTGCATCTCCGTCCGGGGAGCGTGTTCTCCGACCGGATCGAGATCGTCTCGATTCTGATTCGCGAGCCTGAGCTGACCTACGAGCTGCGCCCGACCGGGAGCAATCTCGGCGCCATAAAGAAGGGGCTGGAAAAGGAAGCCGCCGCGCCCGCGGAAGAAGAGGCCGGAGAAAAGCCCGGCGCCGGGAAGTCCGTCTCCATCGGACTCCTCACCCTCGAAGGCGGCAAAGTCCATGTGAGCGGCCCGCTGATGCAGGGCCGGTCCATGACCGTCGCGCTCCCGCCCGTGGAGCTGAAGGATATCGGCGGAGGCGGGGAGAAGACCGGCTGGGCCGAAGTTCTCAACCGCGTCATGACCGTCGTGCTGAAAGAGACGGGCCGGGCCGCCACCGAAGGAAGCGGGGCGGTGGGCGATCTCCTGAAACAGTCCGGCGAACTCTCCTCGGATGCGTTGAAAGGTGCCGGTGAAGCGCTGAAGGGCGCGGGTGAATCCGCCGGCGAGAACGTCAAAAAGACGCTGGGCGGACTGCTGCGCAAGGCGACCGGCGAAGAAGAGTGA
- a CDS encoding dihydroorotase: MTFDPSRSVLFRGATLIDPAAGREQEDDLLVLDGIISRLSETPPGLREYDARGLHVAPAFIDLHAHFREPGGEAAETVATGSRAFAAGGFTAAVSMPNTRPPVDSPAAVRRIRELSSAAGLIDILPAAALTPARSGEQPADYTALAQAGAVAFTDDGTTPSDPEVMEAACRAVARTGGLVMDHAQDPKLEAGGVMHEGERSRELGLPGISASAETDIVERDIAIARMTGCRLHIQHVSAAASVDLIRAAKKEGLPVTAEATPHHLAFCDRDIDPGNTNFKVNPPLRSARDREALLAGVRDGTLDVFATDHAPHTAEAKARGFIDAPFGMVGAETAAGATFTTTVLAGILSPLEWVRRWTTAPAAILGRPAPSLAPGARADLVCLDLDHEWVVDPERFHSKSRNSPFCGKTLTGRAAATLFRGRFTP, translated from the coding sequence ATGACCTTCGATCCGTCCCGATCCGTGCTCTTCCGCGGCGCGACCCTGATCGACCCCGCGGCGGGCCGTGAACAGGAGGATGACCTGCTCGTGCTGGACGGGATCATCTCCCGCCTGTCCGAAACCCCGCCCGGCCTACGCGAATACGACGCCCGCGGTCTTCACGTTGCTCCGGCCTTTATCGATCTGCACGCCCATTTCCGCGAACCCGGCGGCGAGGCGGCGGAAACCGTGGCCACCGGGTCGCGCGCCTTCGCCGCCGGGGGATTTACCGCCGCGGTCTCGATGCCCAATACGCGCCCGCCGGTCGATTCGCCCGCCGCGGTGCGCCGGATACGTGAACTCAGCTCCGCGGCGGGGTTGATCGATATCCTCCCGGCCGCGGCGCTTACCCCGGCGCGCTCGGGCGAACAGCCCGCCGACTACACGGCGCTCGCGCAGGCGGGGGCGGTCGCGTTCACCGACGACGGCACGACGCCGTCGGATCCGGAGGTCATGGAAGCAGCCTGCCGCGCCGTGGCCCGGACCGGCGGTCTCGTTATGGACCATGCCCAGGACCCGAAGCTGGAAGCCGGCGGCGTTATGCATGAGGGCGAACGGTCGCGCGAACTGGGACTGCCGGGCATTTCGGCAAGCGCGGAAACCGATATCGTCGAAAGGGATATCGCGATCGCCCGCATGACCGGCTGCCGGCTCCATATTCAGCACGTATCCGCCGCTGCTTCCGTCGACCTCATCCGCGCGGCGAAAAAAGAGGGGCTGCCCGTTACCGCCGAAGCCACCCCGCATCATCTCGCGTTCTGCGACCGCGACATTGATCCGGGCAACACGAACTTCAAGGTGAATCCCCCGCTCCGTTCGGCCCGGGATCGTGAAGCGCTGCTCGCGGGGGTACGGGACGGCACGCTGGACGTGTTTGCCACGGACCACGCACCGCACACGGCGGAAGCCAAGGCGCGGGGGTTTATCGATGCGCCCTTCGGAATGGTGGGGGCCGAGACCGCCGCGGGGGCTACGTTCACGACGACGGTGCTCGCCGGAATCCTCTCGCCCCTGGAATGGGTGCGGCGCTGGACGACGGCGCCGGCCGCCATCCTCGGACGGCCCGCTCCGTCGCTGGCCCCGGGAGCCCGCGCGGATCTCGTCTGCCTGGACCTGGATCACGAGTGGGTCGTGGACCCGGAACGCTTCCACTCGAAATCGCGCAACAGCCCCTTCTGCGGAAAGACGCTTACGGGGAGGGCTGCGGCGACGCTGTTCCGGGGACGGTTCACGCCCTGA
- a CDS encoding glycosyltransferase: MKILFLSHRFPHSRIAGGHRLVYERIQYLLGRGYEVGLASFTSNEPGSMLHEAAQELLDLRTVKAPHKNVLSRVGHYVTPRMPTMFLRNYSEEMMRRVGNLVEKEHYEVVIAEFSEMGQYLYCNPYLPAVRKIISCHRCLTTSFMKYVRTAGLPFLLRAKSLLQFLAIRRYEFEMYRHMDRVIVLTSQDHSELLNYAPDLYLDIVPMGVDTGYLQKEQVEEERPIVLMTGYYRDIANLDAAVWFYRYVWPRLREDNPELEFHIVGADPPRRLQRLGARDKRVTVTGRVDDLRPYRHRSQVFVCPVRLGAGARTKCLEAMASGLPVVSTSLGMAGLPAENGDNCLVADTPELMRQCVQWLLSDEQLRKKIRNNASRMIRERFSMEKSMGALEKTVRDVASL, translated from the coding sequence ATGAAAATTCTGTTTCTCTCCCACCGTTTCCCCCATTCCCGCATTGCCGGCGGACACCGCCTCGTGTACGAACGCATTCAGTACCTTCTCGGCCGGGGCTACGAGGTCGGCCTGGCCTCTTTCACCTCGAACGAACCGGGATCGATGCTTCATGAGGCCGCGCAGGAACTCCTGGATCTGCGCACCGTGAAGGCCCCCCACAAAAACGTGCTCTCACGGGTGGGTCATTACGTGACCCCACGCATGCCGACGATGTTTCTGAGGAATTATTCCGAAGAGATGATGCGCAGGGTGGGCAACCTTGTGGAAAAGGAACATTACGAGGTGGTGATCGCAGAGTTCTCTGAAATGGGTCAGTACCTCTACTGCAATCCATACCTGCCGGCTGTGAGAAAAATCATTTCCTGCCACCGGTGCCTCACCACCTCCTTTATGAAATACGTGCGGACGGCGGGACTCCCCTTTCTGCTGCGCGCAAAGAGCCTGCTTCAATTTCTTGCCATACGACGCTATGAGTTTGAAATGTACCGGCATATGGACCGGGTCATCGTGCTCACGTCCCAGGACCACAGCGAACTGCTCAACTACGCGCCGGACCTCTACCTGGATATTGTTCCCATGGGGGTAGACACGGGTTACCTGCAGAAGGAGCAGGTCGAAGAAGAGCGTCCGATCGTGCTGATGACCGGGTATTACCGCGACATTGCCAATCTGGACGCGGCGGTGTGGTTCTACCGCTATGTGTGGCCCCGCCTGCGTGAGGATAACCCCGAACTGGAATTTCATATCGTCGGCGCCGACCCTCCGCGCCGTCTCCAGCGCCTCGGCGCGCGCGATAAACGGGTGACGGTCACCGGCAGGGTGGATGACCTGAGACCGTACCGGCACCGCTCGCAGGTGTTCGTGTGTCCGGTGAGGCTGGGGGCCGGCGCGCGAACCAAGTGTCTGGAAGCCATGGCTTCGGGCCTCCCCGTGGTGTCGACCTCGCTGGGAATGGCCGGACTGCCCGCGGAAAACGGGGATAACTGCCTGGTGGCGGACACGCCGGAACTTATGCGCCAGTGCGTGCAGTGGCTCCTTTCCGACGAACAGCTCAGAAAAAAGATAAGGAACAATGCGTCTCGTATGATTCGCGAGCGCTTCTCGATGGAAAAAAGCATGGGCGCACTCGAGAAGACGGTTCGGGATGTGGCTTCACTCTGA